The Pyrus communis chromosome 2, drPyrComm1.1, whole genome shotgun sequence genome includes a window with the following:
- the LOC137725955 gene encoding receptor-like serine/threonine-protein kinase ALE2 isoform X1, protein MRTPILLLLFVLLLLSLIFCCSGDFSLNTYLSPSQLPNQPLSMKDFSIERARSILMSLPFASKRSKTWVVKPSLGTLAPAPAPSPIHLGRSGSPSPHRGHHRHRHVRVEPHAVAPAPSKDPGCDQICVEPLTASPFGSPCGCVYPMKVKLLLDIAPYAIFPVMSELEIEIAEGTYLTQSQVKIMGASADSQNQGRTVVDINLVPLGERFDNTTAILTYDRFQHKKVPLNLTLFGNYEVVYISYPGIPSSPPYEIYNGHGPAGSAGGLPITADFGGKNQRMNIKTIMIIALSAFVLLVVLLGAIWVFVQWRRVGRPSSAVGPAFTSSVHKRSAGIGSILSSSIASSTSVSLMSTMATSILSVKTFPLAELEKATNKFSSQRVLGEGGFGRVYHGIMEDGTEVAVKVLTRDNLNQNGDREFIAEVEMLSRLHHRNLVKLIGICIEGRTRSLVYEIVRNGSVESHLHGVDKVNGPLDWEARMKIALGAARGLAYLHEDSNPRVIHRDFKASNVLLEADFTPKVSDFGLAREATEGSHHISTRVMGTFGYVAPEYAMTGHLLVKSDVYSYGVVLLELLSGRKPVDMSHPPGQENLVTWARPLLTSREGLQQLVDPALAGTYDFDDMAKVAAIASMCVHPEVTRRPFMGEVVQALKLIYNDTDETGGDCYSQKESSVPDSDFKGDLAPSDSSWWNAGGLTPRLNYGQASSFITMEYSSGPLEDMENRPFSTSSLVGDEISLPIRHGNRSGPLRTVRSKPAFYRVRGSRSEHSGLLPKQRAWNNGFWV, encoded by the exons ATGCGAACTCCGATTCTGCTTCTGCTCTTTGTTCTCCTCCTGCTCAGCTTGATTTTCTGCTGCTCAG GCGATTTTTCTCTAAATACTTACTTGTCTCCTTCCCAATTGCCAAACCAACCGTTGTCTATGAAAGATTTCTCAATCGAACGCG CAAGGTCAATTTTGATGAGTCTTCCATTTGCTTCAAAACGATCCAAAACATGGGTGGTCAAGCCTTCTTTGGGAACCCTTGCACCTGCACCTGCACCTTCCCCAATTCATCTTG GTCGTAGCGGTTCTCCTTCACCACATCGTGGtcatcatcgtcatcgtcaTGTGAGAGTGGAACCCCATGCTGTTGCTCCAGCACCATCAAAGGACCCAG GTTGTGATCAAATTTGTGTAGAGCCACTTACAGCATCTCCATTTGGTTCACCTTGTGGTTGTGTGTATCCCATGAAAGTCAAACTCTTACTGGACATAGCTCCTTATGCTATTTTTCCAGTAATGAGTGAGCTAGAGATTGAGATTGCTGAAGGCACATATCTGACGCAAAGTCAAGTGAAAATAATGGGTGCAAGTGCTGATAGTCAAAATCAAGGAAGAACAGTGGTGGATATTAACTTGGTTCCACTAGGCGAGAGGTTTGATAATACCACTGCGATACTGACATATGATAGATTTCAGCATAAGAAAGTGCCTCTAAATTTGACCCTTTTTGGAAACTATGAAGTGGTATACATTAGTTATCCAG GGATACCTTCTTCACCACCATATGAGATTTACAATGGGCATGGTCCAGCTGGAAGTGCTGGAGGTCTCCCTATCACCGCAGATTTTGGCGGCAAGAACCAGAGGATGAATATTAAAACGATTATGATTATTGCTTTGTCTGCATTTGTACTCCTGGTGGTTCTCCTTGGGGCTATCTGGGTCTTTGTGCAATGGAGGAGAGTTGGAAGACCATCTAGCGCTGTCGGTCCTGCATTCACATCTTCTGTTCACAAAAGATCTG CAGGTATCGGGTCTATCTTATCAAGTAGTATTGCAAGCTCCACTTCGGTGTCCCTAATGTCCACCATGGCTACTAGTATTCTCTCTGTCAAAACATTTCCACTAGCTGAGCTTGAGAAAGCAACAAATAAGTTCAGTTCCCAGAGGGTTTTGGGAGAAGGGGGATTTGGACGTGTTTACCATGGAATTATGGAAGATGGGACTGAAGTTGCAGTCAAAGTGCTTACAAGGGATAATCTGAATCAGAATGGAGACCGTGAATTCATTGCAGAAGTTGAGATGCTAAGCCGATTACACCACCGTAATCTTGTGAAGTTGATAGGCATTTGTATTGAGGGGCGGACTCGCAGTTTGGTATATGAGATTGTTCGCAATGGAAGTGTTGAGTCTCACTTGCATG GCGTTGACAAGGTAAATGGACCTCTTGACTGGGAAGCACGGATGAAGATTGCCCTTGGGGCAGCAAGAGGATTAGCATATCTTCACGAAGATTCTAATCCTCGTGTTATCCACCGAGATTTTAAGGCTAGTAATGTTTTGCTGGAAGCCGATTTCACGCCCAAGGTTTCAGATTTTGGGTTGGCTAGGGAAGCAACAGAGGGAAGTCATCACATCTCTACGAGGGTCATGGGAACTTTTGG GTATGTTGCCCCAGAATATGCAATGACAGGGCACCTACTTGTCAAGAGCGATGTTTATAGTTATGGCGTTGTGCTGCTGGAACTTCTCTCAGGAAGAAAACCGGTTGACATGTCCCACCCTCCGGGACAGGAGAATTTAGTAACATGGGCACGACCATTGCTAACGAGCAGAGAAGGTTTGCAGCAGTTGGTGGATCCTGCCTTGGCTGGAACCTATGACTTTGACGACATGGCTAAAGTGGCAGCCATTGCTTCCATGTGCGTTCACCCTGAGGTGACCCGCAGACCATTTATGGGTGAAGTTGTGCAGGCTCTAAAGCTGATATACAATGATACCGATGAGACTGGTGGGGACTGTTATAGTCAAAAGGAGTCTTCTGTCCCAGACTCTGACTTTAAAGGTGATCTTGCTCCATCTGATAGCAGTTGGTGGAATGCTGGCGGACTCACTCCCCGGTTAAATTATGGTCAAGCATCTTCGTTCATCACAATGGAGTATAGTTCTGGACCGCTTGAAGATATGGAAAACAGACCGTTTTCAACTTCAAGTCTGGTAGGGGATGAGATATCTTTACCAATCAGACACGGCAACAGGTCTGGGCCATTGAGAACAGTCCGAAGCAAGCCAGCATTCTACAGAGTAAGAGGAAGTAGGAGTGAGCACAGTGGACTGCTTCCCAAGCAGCGCGCTTGGAACAATGGCTTCTGGGTTTGA
- the LOC137725955 gene encoding receptor-like serine/threonine-protein kinase ALE2 isoform X2, with amino-acid sequence MRTPILLLLFVLLLLSLIFCCSGDFSLNTYLSPSQLPNQPLSMKDFSIERARSILMSLPFASKRSKTWVVKPSLGTLAPAPAPSPIHLGRSGSPSPHRGHHRHRHVRVEPHAVAPAPSKDPGCDQICVEPLTASPFGSPCGCVYPMKVKLLLDIAPYAIFPVMSELEIEIAEGTYLTQSQVKIMGASADSQNQGRTVVDINLVPLGERFDNTTAILTYDRFQHKKVPLNLTLFGNYEVVYISYPGIPSSPPYEIYNGHGPAGSAGGLPITADFGGKNQRMNIKTIMIIALSAFVLLVVLLGAIWVFVQWRRVGRPSSAVGPAFTSSVHKRSGIGSILSSSIASSTSVSLMSTMATSILSVKTFPLAELEKATNKFSSQRVLGEGGFGRVYHGIMEDGTEVAVKVLTRDNLNQNGDREFIAEVEMLSRLHHRNLVKLIGICIEGRTRSLVYEIVRNGSVESHLHGVDKVNGPLDWEARMKIALGAARGLAYLHEDSNPRVIHRDFKASNVLLEADFTPKVSDFGLAREATEGSHHISTRVMGTFGYVAPEYAMTGHLLVKSDVYSYGVVLLELLSGRKPVDMSHPPGQENLVTWARPLLTSREGLQQLVDPALAGTYDFDDMAKVAAIASMCVHPEVTRRPFMGEVVQALKLIYNDTDETGGDCYSQKESSVPDSDFKGDLAPSDSSWWNAGGLTPRLNYGQASSFITMEYSSGPLEDMENRPFSTSSLVGDEISLPIRHGNRSGPLRTVRSKPAFYRVRGSRSEHSGLLPKQRAWNNGFWV; translated from the exons ATGCGAACTCCGATTCTGCTTCTGCTCTTTGTTCTCCTCCTGCTCAGCTTGATTTTCTGCTGCTCAG GCGATTTTTCTCTAAATACTTACTTGTCTCCTTCCCAATTGCCAAACCAACCGTTGTCTATGAAAGATTTCTCAATCGAACGCG CAAGGTCAATTTTGATGAGTCTTCCATTTGCTTCAAAACGATCCAAAACATGGGTGGTCAAGCCTTCTTTGGGAACCCTTGCACCTGCACCTGCACCTTCCCCAATTCATCTTG GTCGTAGCGGTTCTCCTTCACCACATCGTGGtcatcatcgtcatcgtcaTGTGAGAGTGGAACCCCATGCTGTTGCTCCAGCACCATCAAAGGACCCAG GTTGTGATCAAATTTGTGTAGAGCCACTTACAGCATCTCCATTTGGTTCACCTTGTGGTTGTGTGTATCCCATGAAAGTCAAACTCTTACTGGACATAGCTCCTTATGCTATTTTTCCAGTAATGAGTGAGCTAGAGATTGAGATTGCTGAAGGCACATATCTGACGCAAAGTCAAGTGAAAATAATGGGTGCAAGTGCTGATAGTCAAAATCAAGGAAGAACAGTGGTGGATATTAACTTGGTTCCACTAGGCGAGAGGTTTGATAATACCACTGCGATACTGACATATGATAGATTTCAGCATAAGAAAGTGCCTCTAAATTTGACCCTTTTTGGAAACTATGAAGTGGTATACATTAGTTATCCAG GGATACCTTCTTCACCACCATATGAGATTTACAATGGGCATGGTCCAGCTGGAAGTGCTGGAGGTCTCCCTATCACCGCAGATTTTGGCGGCAAGAACCAGAGGATGAATATTAAAACGATTATGATTATTGCTTTGTCTGCATTTGTACTCCTGGTGGTTCTCCTTGGGGCTATCTGGGTCTTTGTGCAATGGAGGAGAGTTGGAAGACCATCTAGCGCTGTCGGTCCTGCATTCACATCTTCTGTTCACAAAAGATCTG GTATCGGGTCTATCTTATCAAGTAGTATTGCAAGCTCCACTTCGGTGTCCCTAATGTCCACCATGGCTACTAGTATTCTCTCTGTCAAAACATTTCCACTAGCTGAGCTTGAGAAAGCAACAAATAAGTTCAGTTCCCAGAGGGTTTTGGGAGAAGGGGGATTTGGACGTGTTTACCATGGAATTATGGAAGATGGGACTGAAGTTGCAGTCAAAGTGCTTACAAGGGATAATCTGAATCAGAATGGAGACCGTGAATTCATTGCAGAAGTTGAGATGCTAAGCCGATTACACCACCGTAATCTTGTGAAGTTGATAGGCATTTGTATTGAGGGGCGGACTCGCAGTTTGGTATATGAGATTGTTCGCAATGGAAGTGTTGAGTCTCACTTGCATG GCGTTGACAAGGTAAATGGACCTCTTGACTGGGAAGCACGGATGAAGATTGCCCTTGGGGCAGCAAGAGGATTAGCATATCTTCACGAAGATTCTAATCCTCGTGTTATCCACCGAGATTTTAAGGCTAGTAATGTTTTGCTGGAAGCCGATTTCACGCCCAAGGTTTCAGATTTTGGGTTGGCTAGGGAAGCAACAGAGGGAAGTCATCACATCTCTACGAGGGTCATGGGAACTTTTGG GTATGTTGCCCCAGAATATGCAATGACAGGGCACCTACTTGTCAAGAGCGATGTTTATAGTTATGGCGTTGTGCTGCTGGAACTTCTCTCAGGAAGAAAACCGGTTGACATGTCCCACCCTCCGGGACAGGAGAATTTAGTAACATGGGCACGACCATTGCTAACGAGCAGAGAAGGTTTGCAGCAGTTGGTGGATCCTGCCTTGGCTGGAACCTATGACTTTGACGACATGGCTAAAGTGGCAGCCATTGCTTCCATGTGCGTTCACCCTGAGGTGACCCGCAGACCATTTATGGGTGAAGTTGTGCAGGCTCTAAAGCTGATATACAATGATACCGATGAGACTGGTGGGGACTGTTATAGTCAAAAGGAGTCTTCTGTCCCAGACTCTGACTTTAAAGGTGATCTTGCTCCATCTGATAGCAGTTGGTGGAATGCTGGCGGACTCACTCCCCGGTTAAATTATGGTCAAGCATCTTCGTTCATCACAATGGAGTATAGTTCTGGACCGCTTGAAGATATGGAAAACAGACCGTTTTCAACTTCAAGTCTGGTAGGGGATGAGATATCTTTACCAATCAGACACGGCAACAGGTCTGGGCCATTGAGAACAGTCCGAAGCAAGCCAGCATTCTACAGAGTAAGAGGAAGTAGGAGTGAGCACAGTGGACTGCTTCCCAAGCAGCGCGCTTGGAACAATGGCTTCTGGGTTTGA
- the LOC137725860 gene encoding uncharacterized protein, with protein MSHDTLPPLSESRIVLGVGGVGVDFLAAVPSYPKPDEKIRTTSLKVEGGGNTGNALTCTARLGLNTRVISKIANDTQGRAILEVLRDDGIDTSFLVVSEEGNSPFTYIIVDNETKTRTCIFTPGYPLMMPDDLSQSSLSSALDGARIVYFDVRWPETALVVAQEAARKNIPILIDSERKREGLDDLIPLADYAVCSAKFPQAWTEAASVPSALVSMLLKLPKLKFAIVTLGEDGCIMLERSVDEIPDVEEMDVDSLLGSLKQRKNDSTAVPTSVASPVTKLRANGIGTVCGRLLVGTAEKVPPEELLDTTGAGDSFVGAVLYAICTNMPPEKMLPFAAQVAAICCRALGARAGLPHRTDARLASFLA; from the exons ATGTCTCACGATACTCTCCCACCTCTCTCTGAAAGCCGAATCGTC CTCGGCGTCGGCGGGGTGGGCGTTGACTTTTTGGCCGCAGTGCCCTCTTATCCTAAGCCGGACGAAAAGATCAGAACCACCAGCTTAAAG GTTGAAGGAGGTGGGAATACGGGTAATGCCTTAACTTGTACAGCTCGTTTGGGTTTGAATACGAGGGTGATTTCCAAG ATTGCAAATGATACGCAAGGCAGGGCTATACTGGAGGTGCTACGGGACGATGGTATTGATACTTCTTTTCTTGTG GTTTCTGAGGAGGGCAATTCACCATTTACCTACATTATTGTAGACAACGAAAC GAAAACCCGTACCTGTATTTTTACTCCAGGGTATCCTCTCATGATGCCAGATGACCTTTCCCAATCAAGTTTATCATCTGCGTTGGATGGAGCAAGAATTGTTTATTTTGATGTACGATGGCCTGAAACTGCTTTGGTTGTTGCGCAGGAG GCTGCTCGGAAAAATATACCTATATTAATTGATAGTGAACggaaaagagaagggttggatgatCTTATACCCTTGGCTGATTATGCTGTATGCTCAGCGAAATTTCCACAG GCATGGACAGAAGCAGCATCTGTTCCTAGTGCTCTTGTTTCGATGCTTTTGAAATTGCCAAAGCTCAAATTCGCAATCGTGACATTGGGAGAAGATGGATGCATTATGCTTGAGAGAAGTGTGGATG AGATTCCAGACGTAGAAGAAATGGATGTCGACAGCTTATTGGGATCGCTGAAGCAGAGAAAGAATGATAGCACGGCTGTCCCAACATCTGTTGCATCG CCGGTGACAAAATTGAGAGCCAACGGAATAGGGACTGTTTGTGGGAGGTTGTTGGTGGGAACAGCTGAGAAAGTACCTCCGGAAGAACTCTTAGATACAACAGGTGCTGGAGATAGTTTTGTTGGAGCAGTTCTCTATG CTATTTGCACCAACATGCCACCGGAGAAAATGCTGCCGTTTGCTGCTCAAGTG GCTGCTATCTGCTGTAGGGCTTTAGGAGCTCGAGCTGGCCTTCCTCACCGCACAGATGCACGTCTGGCATCATTTTTAGCTTAA
- the LOC137721406 gene encoding FT-interacting protein 4 translates to MTVSTNAKEKLVVEVVAAHNLMPKDGEGSSSPFVEIEFENQRLRTQVKYKDLNPIWNEKLVFHVKDAADLPYRTIEANVFNERRSSSSRNFLGKVRVSGSNIQKEGEEVPQLFTLDKRSLFSHIRGEISLKLYLSTREEVKESGGNGNGTVSSSSVSASTVSGSGFSKKKNKLQGGNSAMAVNQQLLQESKPTQQNQNHNGGFKNQEQQNAGEMMMINKPVLINQGPGIGVSAAGDRGTGGGRGGSVYSNGLGEFSLKETRPQLGGESMKKDKTSSTYDLVEQMQYLYVRVVKAKDVSLFGGGDLVAEVKLGNYRGVTKRVGLNNVEWGQVFAFSKECIQSSMVEIFVKESNKDDFLGRVWFDLNEVPRRVPPDSQLAPQWYRMEDKKGDKSKAGEVMLSIWFGTQADEAFAESWHSKAANVNFDGLCSIKSKVYLSPRLWYLRVSVIEAQDIVPGEKGSAMMRFPELSTKVQVGNQVLRTRIAQPSSVRSLSNPFWNEEMMFVVAEPIEDYLLVAIEDRVGPGRDEVVGRVLLPVQAIERRTDEKPVVSRWFNLDNHHFGNGGAAESKMMTRFGSRIHLRVSLDGGYHVLDEATMYSSDLKPTDKRLWKSHIGVLEMGILGATGLMPMKIKEGKGGCSDAYCVAKYGQKWVRTRTVVESLSPKWNEQYTWEVYDPCTVVTIGVFDNSRIDKNLANNPGARDLRIGKVRIRLSTLESDRVYTHSYPLMMLHTSGVKKMGELHLAIRFSCANMANMLHMYTMPLLPKMHFVNPLSVNQLETLRYQAMNVVASRLSRAEPPLGREVVEYMLDHDSHMWSMRRSKANFFRLMNVVSGLVAMGRWVELIRSWNRPVISALVVALFLVLVAYPDLIIPMILLYMALVGLWRYRSRPRQPPHMDTRLSHAESVYADELDEEFDSFPTSRSAEVVRMRYDRLRSVAGRIQTVVGDMATQGERFQALLSWRDPRATFLFVIFCLIATFVLYAVPIKAVVVLLGLYVLRPPRFRSKLPSQPLNFFRRLPTRADSLL, encoded by the coding sequence ATGACCGTGAGCACCAACGCCAAAGAAAAGctggtggtggaggtggtggcgGCGCACAACCTCATGCCGAAAGACGGCGAAGGCTCCTCCTCCCCCTTCGTAGAAATCGAGTTCGAGAACCAGCGCCTCCGAACCCAAGTCAAATACAAAGACCTCAACCCTATCTGGAACGAAAAGCTCGTCTTCCACGTCAAAGACGCCGCCGACCTTCCCTACAGAACCATCGAAGCCAACGTTTTCAACGAGCGGCGGTCCAGCAGCAGCCGGAATTTCCTCGGAAAAGTCCGCGTTTCGGGCTCCAACATTCAGAAAGAAGGCGAAGAGGTCCCCCAGCTTTTCACTCTCGACAAAAGGAGCTTATTTTCTCACATCAGAGGAGAAATCAGCTTGAAGCTCTACCTTTCGACGAGGGAGGAGGTCAAGGAATCTGGGGGTAATGGAAATGGAACagtctcctcctcctctgttTCTGCGTCTACTGTGTCGGGTTCCGGGTtttcgaagaagaagaacaagcttCAGGGGGGGAACTCGGCTATGGCGGTGAATCAGCAGCTGTTGCAGGAATCGAAGCCGACTCAGCAGAACCAGAACCACAACGGGGGGTTCAAGAATCAGGAGCAGCAAAATGCAGGTGAGATGATGATGATAAATAAGCCTGTTTTGATTAATCAAGGGCCTGGGATTGGTGTATCCGCCGCCGGCGACAGGGGGACTGGCGGAGGTAGGGGTGGGAGTGTGTACTCAAATGGGTTGGGCGAGTTTTCGCTTAAGGAGACTCGGCCGCAGCTCGGTGGTGAGTCTATGAAGAAGGACAAAACTAGCTCTACTTATGACCTTGTTGAGCAAATGCAGTATCTGTATGTGAGGGTTGTGAAAGCGAAAGATGTCTCGTTGTTTGGCGGCGGGGATTTGGTGGCGGAAGTGAAGTTAGGGAACTACAGAGGGGTTACAAAGAGGGTTGGTTTGAACAATGTTGAGTGGGGTCAGGTTTTCGCCTTTTCGAAGGAATGCATACAGTCATCAATGGTGGAGATTTTTGTGAAAGAGAGCAACAAAGATGATTTCTTGGGCcgtgtttggtttgatttgaatGAGGTTCCGAGGAGGGTTCCTCCGGATAGTCAGTTGGCTCCGCAGTGGTACAGAATGGAGGATAAGAAGGGGGACAAGTCGAAGGCAGGGGAGGTTATGCTTTCAATTTGGTTTGGGACTCAGGCTGATGAGGCATTTGCTGAGTCTTGGCATTCGAAGGCTGCCAATGTGAATTTTGACGGGCTTTGTTCGATTAAGTCCAAGGTTTATTTGTCCCCAAGGCTGTGGTATCTGAGAGTGTCGGTTATCGAAGCTCAAGACATTGTCCCTGGCGAGAAGGGGTCTGCAATGATGAGGTTTCCCGAGCTTTCCACGAAAGTTCAGGTGGGAAACCAGGTTTTGAGGACTAGAATTGCACAGCCTAGTAGTGTGAGGAGCCTCTCTAATCCTTTTTGGAATGAGGAGATGATGTTTGTGGTGGCTGAGCCAATAGAGGACTACTTATTGGTTGCTATTGAGGATAGGGTTGGGCCGGGGCGTGATGAGGTGGTGGGAAGAGTGCTACTTCCGGTGCAAGCAATAGAAAGGCGAACAGATGAAAAGCCCGTCGTTTCAAGATGGTTCAACCTTGACAACCACCATTTCGGCAATGGAGGAGCAGCAGAGTCCAAAATGATGACAAGGTTTGGTTCTAGAATCCATCTCCGGGTTTCACTTGATGGTGGTTATCATGTGCTAGATGAGGCCACAATGTACAGCAGTGATCTTAAGCCTACTGACAAGCGGCTGTGGAAGTCTCACATTGGTGTGCTTGAGATGGGGATTTTGGGCGCAACAGGGCTTATGCCAATGAAAATAAAAGAAGGCAAAGGCGGGTGTAGTGATGCCTATTGTGTTGCAAAGTATGGCCAAAAATGGGTTCGAACTCGCACCGTTGTAGAAAGCTTGTCCCCGAAATGGAACGAGCAGTACACTTGGGAGGTGTATGATCCCTGCACAGTTGTCACAATTGGGGTGTTTGATAACTCCCGGATTGACAAGAACTTGGCTAACAATCCAGGAGCTCGTGATTTGCGTATTGGGAAGGTTAGAATTCGCTTGTCTACGCTGGAATCTGATCGAGTTTATACTCATTCGTATCCCCTCATGATGCTGCACACTTCAGGGGTCAAGAAAATGGGTGAGCTTCATCTGGCTATTCGGTTTTCATGTGCCAATATGGCTAACATGCTGCACATGTACACAATGCCGCTGCTTCCAAAGATGCATTTTGTGAACCCTTTGAGTGTGAATCAGTTGGAGACTTTGAGGTACCAAGCGATGAATGTGGTGGCCTCTAGGCTTAGCCGGGCAGAGCCGCCATTGGGCAGAGAGGTGGTTGAATACATGCTTGATCACGATTCCCATATGTGGAGCATGAGAAGGAGCAAAGCCAACTTCTTTCGACTAATGAATGTTGTTTCAGGACTCGTTGCTATGGGAAGATGGGTGGAGTTGATCCGTAGTTGGAACCGCCCTGTTATCTCAGCTTTAGTTGTTGCACTTTTCCTCGTGCTGGTTGCATATCCAGACCTCATCATCCCAATGATTTTGCTCTACATGGCCTTAGTGGGACTTTGGCGTTATAGGTCTAGACCGCGCCAACCACCCCACATGGACACTCGCCTTTCCCACGCTGAGAGCGTCTATGCTGATGAATTGGATGAGGAATTCGATTCTTTTCCAACAAGCCGGAGCGCTGAGGTTGTTCGAATGAGGTATGACCGGCTAAGGAGCGTGGCGGGGAGGATTCAAACTGTTGTTGGTGACATGGCTACGCAAGGCGAGCGATTCCAAGCACTCCTGAGCTGGAGAGACCCAAGAGCCACGTTCTTGTTTGTGATCTTCTGCTTGATTGCCACTTTTGTGTTGTATGCAGTGCCAATTAAGGCTGTGGTGGTTCTGCTGGGATTGTATGTGCTGCGACCGCCAAGGTTCAGGAGCAAGCTGCCTTCTCAGCCTTTGAATTTCTTCAGGAGGCTGCCCACCAGGGCTGATAGCTTGCTGTAG